The Apostichopus japonicus isolate 1M-3 chromosome 3, ASM3797524v1, whole genome shotgun sequence region ATGATGCACATGAAACCAGCTACTACCAAGATATGacataaattttatttttcctcTGTACAGCTACCGGTTATCTGCATTGTAGCATTCTCCATGTGCATCATCAGCATTCTCCTACCATCTTGTAAGTACATCTCCATCAAAATGATGATTTTTAACTCCATTTTAAGCttttcattcttcttctttctgcTAAATATTTTCTAGGggatggtgggaggggggaggggctgtcAGATTTTCATTGGGTAATTGGGAAAGTGGGTGTGGAGAGAGTGTTGCATTTTTCAATGGTAATAGGGAGTGGGGTGGATGGAGATTGAGGGGAAACAGCGTATGTTAATGTACGTCATACATAATGGAGGTAATAAAATAACATTCCATTTTACAAGCCCCtgatgtttatataataatagtgACCTTGTTATCATTCCATCAAGCAGAATGCAATAGAGCTGTTAACACTTCTATTATGATAATGACATTAGTGCTAGGAGGTCTATGTCTAGTTCAGTAACTCCAGTATGCGAAAGAAATGAATTTTCCGGCTGCGATGACGTTTACTAAGTTTTTACCGGCCAGTGAATGATCAACACTAAATGAAGCGTTGCAGTTGTGCGTCTCGTAGATGCTTTATGTATACTCTCTTTACATATTTAGCTTCCTATCCATTTCAATATTTATCCAGCATTTTCATGAATTGTTTCTTCCTCTCTTCCTCTCTCAGCTGACCTGTCCCTTCAGTTGGTCTACATTCTCTTCTGGCTCACCGCTACGATAGTTTCCTTTGCCGTCATCATCATCTACGGGACGGAATTCGTCAACAGACCGAGACTTGCCGTCAACAAGCTGAAGAGTGACTAAAGCAGAAAGCGAGACACAGACGACGGTCAGTCCTGCCGATGGCGCAGGCTGTACCTGTCATTATTCTCAAGTATAGGTACACAGGAGAATTTATAACAGAAAACAAGTTTAGATTTTATGATTTAAGAGGCATCTCTTGTTGGTCCGAAGTTTTAATTTGCGGAAAGTTTCAAACTTTATACCGGCGGATTTAAGAAGATATTTACCGACCAATGTTTTATCAGCTGCTGCTAGGAAAGACACAAACTAATTAgctaatatttataataataataattaggtTGGAGAAAGCTTTGATGGCCATAGATTATGGGATAATGGTTTGTTTTGTTGATACATCTCATAGAACATTTGAGCTTTCAGAAATCATGTGGTTTCATAGGCGGTGAAAGGTTAAAggtaatttcattttattggtCATTTAGTGATTGCCTGTTTCATATACTGCGATAACCATTCAGTTTGTAAGAACATTACATGTCAAACAACTTGTTTATTATTTGGATTATCTATCACATTCAACCCATTCATTCAACGTTGCCAGATACAATCTTTTCTGTTTTAACGGATATTTTCCAGGTGAAATAAAATTATGTCAAAGTGATAGTTTTACatatattatgttgtagataaTTATTGTTGGAGTTATGGGATCTGTATTTCTGGTAGTATTCTGGTAAAGATTAAAAATGGTCAAACCTTTTGATAGATTCTATGattttgacaaacttttttatttgagtcattgattttcatttcatttaagcTAAATTTAAGCATAATCATAAgcttaaaaaaaggaaaactccTTTAAAGTTATGCTACGGTTTTTATATGATTTAAAGTTGGATAATAAGTATCTGAAGGAATatggtttatatataaatataaaaaaaagagttaTTAGTAAAGAACTAAGTTTTTGTGGTCGACCGTGACATTTATGCTAAGGAATCACAAAGTTCTTGACACTGCTCCGTATCGATCacattatgttattattttgtaacGAATCATGACTATTAACTCCAAAATAAAGATGAACAGTTGATTCCTCGCTGCTTTGCCTAATACTCTGACTCAGTTCCAGCTAGAGtcttcaatgttttttttttgctttcgcTAACAAAAtaaggagagagagaaaaagagggacTACATGCCCACCTTATAAATGGCTCACTCTTGGTCTTAGGTTGCTCAAAATTGTTTCCATAAAGATTTGATCATTTAAAAGATGGTGGGGTGCAACACTGCCTCCAGAAGAGGGACAAGTTAATGAGGGAATAGTAACAAGGGAAGTTAATGAGGGACAAGGTAATGAAGGAAATTTAGAAATATGTTGTCAGTGCATATTATCGTCTGGCCTTATGATAGGTATTAATAACGATGAAATTGCAACAATTTTACCCAAACTAAAATAGTTAATACTCAAAACGAGAGTGACATTTGATCAAGGGACCTCCTTTGTTTAATGCCTAGTCACTTTCTTTGTGTTATTAAACATAAATGCAATATTGCctaaatatgttgttttcatgTCACAAGAGATTCTTTTCACATGGGAAGAGTATTGAAAAGTCTTCTTTTTCTGTTTAAAAATTTTAGTTGATTAGGCAAGCTAAATATACATCTCTTTCATGGGGTTTGTTGTATTTGCATCTTATCGCTGTTTTCCATTGTCAGAGCGATAGCTGTTTTTGCATGTCTGAAATAATGTTGGTTAACATCTCTTCCTTACCAAACCATACTGGAGATGATCAGGAAGTTGTATCTCCCTCCTTACAGTACCTCTGTctcttaaaataattttgaactGTCggtgaaattttatttttccttcatcTATGTATGGCAGTAGAGCCTTTGGTGAGCTCTGATATCATTTTATGAGGTGACTGGTTTAGTATGGATAGTATTTATGTTAAGATCCAAGTAAGTGTCAGGTTGAAAAGATGGGTATATAAATCCAAGACTGTACCATGTATATGAAATTGATGGTGTATATGACTAGGAGTTATCATGTGTTAACTGAAGATGGTTCCAAAGACAAGTTGTTAAAAAGTCTGGGCAAGAGGTGTAATTAATTGTAGCTTATTTCTCCCTTCTTCTTGTAGGGAAGAATTGGGTTTGAACGGTACAGACATAACATTAGTAGCAGATTTGAAGATCAAGAAATAGCTTGTTGAAGAAGTTTGAGACACAATTGCCAAAATAGTAGGGTAACTCTGCCCAGACAGAGGACATGACATGGATATCCGTACCTGAGGGAAAAGGTCATAATAATTGCTTTTCTAAATGTTATCTATCGCATTTGTCTAAATTGGAAACTACTGTAGCTGGGATCATGTAACTTATTGGATTGAAATAAGATGAGATTAAAAGATGTTTCTTATCAAAACCAACACATCTGTTTTTGACTGTATCCTTTTTCATTCCTTGCCGGCGAAATGAATGTATTAGATGGTGTGTGCGGGTGCCTGTGTCTGCATATATGTGACACTTACATGTAAACACAGTAACTCGGAAAGttaatggtggattaacttcatacttggtatgttgtGTGGATCCGTCTtttttagtacaagaagcctattgttttctgtgaagttttaatggtcatttggggtcaacagaggtcaaagtctgaaaacttttgaacactcaaaaagtacatctttgttgaacttgtTACATTGGTATGCACATCCAGCTTGGTGTGTGGAAGAATCCTATTGAAAAGGTCACATGAAGTCAACAggcatcaaagtctgaaaactatttaaacatgataacttcaaaggtaaagctacaattaatctgtgattTTTCCAATGCTATGactttcttttggtgaacattgtttggtcaaattcagttcagtttactTCTATGAAGGACTCTATAGTTTTTGACAAAACATACCTGGCATCCAGGTAATGAAATCAGCTTCAGAGTTCTTACTCTTGCTTTAAATATGCACTTAAACCTTCTATGAGGGTTTCTCTCTCTGAActtcatttaaattggtcaagcactctttggaccgggcaagacgcattatggtactcctCTACAATGTttttagagttcatgttaaccatcggtttggtgatccaaggcgtgctgcatggataagggcccaaagctttttcgtggtcctgTTACACTCATTAGAGAAGTAATGATtcagtggtcatttaaattggtcaagcactctttggaccgggcatgACCCAtgatggtacccttctacaatgtctttagagttcctatgacccattggttgggtggtcgaaggcgtgctggttttgattagggcccaaatgtttttatttcagttcctgttacattcatttaaaaagttgttaatttagtggtcattttaattggtcaagcaccctttagaccgggcaagacgcattatagtatccttctacaatgtgttaagaattcatatgacccattggttaggtggtccaaggcgtgctagtcttgattagggcctaaagtgatttttttcaggtcccgatacattaatttaaaaactgatgaagtagtggtcattttagttggtcaagaactatttggaccgggcaagatgcattatagTACCCTTTTACatagtcattagagttcatatgactaAACatctttccacgaccaaatgttgaacatcttgtaagcaagcttttgtcttgccagaggtgttacgtcgataccattgtcgaatacgtaactgaataggtagtagttactcattcgcgaatatcgaaTGAGGAacgtatctaacttcacaccggtcaaAGTTTAAGCTAAggagcgcgaattatgatctgtatTATAAAGCTCACGAAAGGTTGCACGAGCAGTTCGCTTCCTGGCATCCGTTAGCTAACAATTCATACGttattgtaatttgtagcctattctgtaCGGGTAGTAACTGCCAAAGAATTTGAATGGCGAAGGTTGTTCATTAGTTTTGTGgagcaagttagtacttcacattgtttgagtcagcgagcgtgagaaattaggctagcctatcatataatagtatcgcttaggcctaacgataggctagctcacgtaggcaCAGGCGTCTATAGAAAGTTGGAATGCTAAcctaggcctaatatgatattcactagacaattcacgtaagtaaagtaagtcacttaatatcttccgacaaaatactagacctagctggttgggcctaattactttctggttaaggctagtacagttagtgtaggccctaggcctaacttaattaattgtctttaaattcctaccagagtagcctaccatagcctaggctatgccatctaACACATTCTCAATACACTAACTCGCAACCGGACAAATTAGCttaggatgaaagctctctctcattgctttttttttccatcatgacAGGCCGGCTCCTGTtagatatttaattatttttataggGTTGAAACAAacgtttttcaggggaggaaagaaagacggcttggctgtggaaagaattaatttaggCTAGGTAGTGAAGCAACTGTACGTAGTAAATGTATCTTGTGATTTAAgagagtttggtgaaagaaaggaacatatttcaaagagacacttgtagtaattgaagaaactggtaTTGGTAAATGGGAAAACAACAATTTTATGGGAGGAACCAATTGGAAGGCATATACCTATACTATAGGCTAAAGtttctatgttatttcattcccacaatgaatgccataCAACCCATAACCACTCTGGATTCCACGCATATTAATTACCCCATGTTGGCATACAAACAAACGGGCCTATTCACAAACACTTTTCATCTTTcaatcactgaacagttacacaagtACAGTAAGTtacctggtcacattttctattttccttcatactatcacaactttctttagcttacTCTAGAAAGAAAATATGCCATCAGAGCCTACAGAACAACAGTTACCTCCAatgaaaatagtatgttagtttccttaaccagttaaccatgttatttttcacccttTACGTTACCTTTCTCCCTTAAATCTTTCCCTACAGTTATTCCACGTACAGTATcaacatctattctttccacatagtctagccaatatgcctcccatgaaaaaccttagttaacTCCCCTGAAAATGTTAATTTCCCATGAAAACGTACTTGACTCCCCTGGCTATGATGTAGGGAAAGTAAGTTACTCAACTTTTAGTGGGAGGAAAATAACGTTGTTAGGGGAGGGAACAAAtggccccaggctaggcctaccaccaaatgaaaatgggaaaacctaggctagcctaccaaaGTGGAGGCTAGATAGAGATCAGGACGAAGTAGCTTATCCTAGGCTTGTTATACAAGCTacggtactttgtaaaatgaaattctcaagcaattaggcctagctctgTCACGTCTAATTGATGTTGGTGATGgttcaagtatggagaaaactctcTATGCAAGCTGATGTTACCTAGCGtaggcaactaaattgatatacatgtattaatttgatcaactagcataattttgacctgaagctaggcttaacagtattggtccaactctcggcatatctttatcagatcatagacttcttttgatgcctaaggcatgattttatAGTCGgcagaactgtttcactgaaactttgattattattaaaccgaattcaaactttgctaagttgacctctcattgttgagtaattgtctttaatttggtttttaatttgaaaacattgattaaGTTATgaggaacacaactcatggtaaacacatattaagagtattgagagatataagtacaatatatagtatctctgtccttgttcagtgatatagaatattattacgcaggtgctagaagtcatggaagcacatgagggtttaccatgaatataccaatatgttgttggtacttgtgtaAGGCCgaaaagccagttttcatctttgctaagtgtacatgttgtagcttaagtgtcggtccttatttcacttgtcaagtttcttgtttcaagaatgatgtttatttcagaaatttttcaattttccagttcttcatgaatgtgcttgttaagtttgtttaaactagtacatgctctcaaaaattgtttggctgatgaaatgttctcaaaattGTGTTCAATTCATTCCTACTATTCATTCCTACTAGtgaacaatgtacagtacatcaaaggaagttttggcattttgtGAAGTACTCCATATGtaggtttgatagcaatgtctagtaaggttcattaataagtcatatatattgaaagtattaaaaataaacaggcacttagtaacaaaaagaggtacagtttattcatgtttgtaaacattcatcggaaaggtatctgcatacgcaaactggaagatGATCTTATTGTAAAACTACTAAAAAAAACTACTAAAATTAATTTCACACCAtaggtatatatacagtatatacatattgcttttatatttgtctttacagcattgcattggccagtggccacactgattcacaagaagactccatgaactgactaacatcctgctggaggtctgagacattgaagattctgtaatgcttccgtttgggtatgcagtttactatagtaacacagaaatatttaagctctggtatccgtttcgtttatttctgccgTTAAACCACAATGATgtacatttgtttatacatagttatatcaatgaggcagcagtcagggttgtttaggtagtcagggggagggaggaaagGGAGGGAGTGGATAGaaatgagtctagttgcaatgtctacagtatctgctttccaatatatgaaatcttcttatcttttacagtaCTGTCAGGAAATGTCAGGAAAATAgtgagtcttggatgtctgtaatgaagctggatcaggattagaacaagtggttgaaagatcatTAACTCCACCAAATatgagaagatccttcaagcctgtcctctacagagagatctggaagtgttatctcaaggtgatttaacagaaattggagaaaaagtaagattcaagggaaacatcagtgtgagccagtatcatgaacatcagtcttgtcctctcaacagttgattgttgccAATATCAGTGCTTAATGTaggagacatggtgccttagccggttggaaccagttggtatttggtgtgtttttgtgcttAATGTacgagacatggtgccttagcctgttgggaCCATTcagtatttggtgtggtctgtttttgtgttaaatgtacgagacacgccTTAGCATGTTGGAATCAGTCAGTATTCGGTGTGGTCTTTTTTTgagctaaatgtacgagacacggtgccttagcctattgaaaaAAGTCAGTAATTGGTGGGGTCTGTATTCGtgctaaatgtaggagacacagtgccttagtctgttggaaccagtcggtatttggtgtagtcaggttttgtgctaaatgtaagagacacagtgccttagactgttggaaccagtcggtatttggtgtggtaagttattgtgctaaatgtacgagacactaagtgccttagactgttggaaccagtcggtatttggtgtgttctTGTTTCTGTGCTAAATGTACAAGGCCTTAGCccgttggaaccagtcggtatttgatgtggtttttttttgtgctaaattactattcttacagaaaggctgaacaaGTTCCATGATATAGTTTGTACAGAGTTacacattccactcattccaagcaaccatgacaacatcaaaatgaagctaattgGTGTCTAAGTTAAGTGGCATGAGATGCTAATTAatgtagtctgtttttgtgctaaattgtTAAGACATGGTACCTTAGTTTTTTGGTATTAGTTTTAAATTAGTGTTGTCTGTTTTGTACCAAATGTAGGAGACATTGTGCCTTAGCCTGTttgaaccagtcggtatttggtgttgcctgtttttgtgctaaatgtataagacctcAGCCTTAGCTTATTGAAACCagtcggtaattggtgtggtgtgtttgttctgccttagtttattgatatgagttgctaattagtgtggtctgttttgtgctaaattaatgaaacccgttgccttagattgttggaatgaatttgtaataagtattttGGTTGTCTTAAAGTAATAAGGAATGAGTTGGTATTTAGTGAGGTCTTTTATGAGAGTTGTTCAAACCAGTGtccaataactttgatctgaccatgtaattccatttctttcacaaattgcccCTCTAGAAGAGTACACATCTTTTGTCTCACGgctgacagtttggttgttaacagggttttacttttgctgttactttgaagaaaagtgacCAATTTGTTatgtattcctctcctttcatcagagatctgtggcctatgttgctcaacaagcctggatccaaaatgataccgtgagaggaaacgttctgtttggtaaagatctcaactccaccaaatacgagaagatccttcaagcctgtcctctacagagagatctggaagtgttatctggaggtgatttaacagaaattggagaaaaattaagtGTCAAGGGAAACATCATTGTGAGCCAGAATCAttaacatcagtcttgtcctctcaacagttgcttgttgtcaagatcagtgtTAAATGTAGGAGACGCGGTGCCTTTGCCTGTTGGAAGCattcggtatttggtgtggtgtgttttgtGCTAAACCTACGAGACACTGTGCCGTAGCCTGTTGgtaccagtcggtatttggtgtggtctgtttcgtgataaattaaagagacattgtgccttagtttggtgtaatgagtagctaattagtgtggttTGTTTGTGCTTAATTGAAGAGGAGtgctgtgataatttgttggtaattagtgtggtgtgtttgtattaaatttataagttttgccttagtttattgatatgagttgctaactagtgtggtctgttttgtgctaaattattgagacctggtgccttagtttgttggaatcattGTGTAGttagtaatttggttgtcttaaattgatgattgttgccttagattgttggaaagag contains the following coding sequences:
- the LOC139964461 gene encoding ATP-binding cassette sub-family C member 3-like, which produces MRRSFKPVLYREIWKCYLKRSVAYVAQQAWIQNDTVRGNVLFGKDLNSTKYEKILQACPLQRDLEVLSGGGGRGIGHSCTRYQRLEVVCSGGLHSRFQ